The proteins below come from a single Sorghum bicolor cultivar BTx623 chromosome 4, Sorghum_bicolor_NCBIv3, whole genome shotgun sequence genomic window:
- the LOC8077642 gene encoding ent-cassadiene C2-hydroxylase, with amino-acid sequence MEQLAAGYSMWFFLAALLLPLVLLKLKKRDNNGLRLPPGPWQLPVIGSLHHLLLRSPLAHRAMAEIARQLNNAPLIYLRLGEVPVVVASSPEAARELMKTQDVNFATRPWSPTIKAMKADGEGLVFARYGALWRQLRRISVVELLSARRVQSFRRVREEEVARLVSAVAASASASGEAVVVNVSERIAVLVADSAVRAMIGDRFDRREEFLENLAEALKITAGFGLGDLFPSSRLARLVAGATRRRAVANHRKQFELMDRAIRQHEERRAAMAAAAADGAGAGAVHDEDLLDVLLRIQRDGGLDVPLTMGLIKAVILDLFGAGSETSANTLQWAMSELVRNPRVMQKAQAEVRGHLQGKPTVAEHDIADLNYIKLVIKETLRMHPVVPLLLPRECRESCKVMGYDIPKGTTVFVNVWAISRDPRHWEDAETFKPERFEDAGTAVDFKGADFEFTPFGAGRRMCPGMAFAQASMELVLAAMLYHFDWDLPPAGGGQLPSEVDMTEEMGITIRRKHDLYLRPVVRVVPPRASLATY; translated from the exons ATGGAGCAGCTCGCCGCCGGGTACTCCATGTGGTTCTTCTTGGCGGCTCTCCTGCTCCCCCTCGTACTCTTGAAGCTCAAGAAGCGTGACAACAATGGCCTGAGGTTGCCGCCAGGTCCGTGGCAGCTGCCGGTCATCGGCagcctccaccacctcctcctccgcaGCCCGCTCGCCCACCGCGCCATGGCCGAGATCGCGCGCCAGCTCAACAACGCGCCCCTCATCTACCTAAGGCTCGGTGAGGTCCCCGTGGTGGTGGCGTCATCGCCGGAAGCCGCTCGGGAGCTCATGAAGACGCAGGACGTGAACTTCGCCACGCGGCCATGGAGCCCCACCATCAAAGCCATGAAGGCCGACGGGGAAGGGCTGGTGTTCGCGCGCTACGGTGCCCTGTGGCGGCAGCTCCGCAGGATCAGCGTCGTGGAGCTGCTCAGCGCCCGCCGCGTCCAGTCGTTCCGGCGCGTCCGGGAGGAGGAGGTCGCCCGCCTCGTGTCCGCCGtcgcggcgtcggcgtcggcgtccggCGAGGCTGTCGTCGTCAACGTCAGCGAGCGGATCGCCGTGCTCGTCGCGGACTCGGCGGTCCGCGCCATGATCGGCGACCGGTTCGACAGGCGGGAGGAGTTCCTGGAGAACCTCGCGGAGGCGCTCAAGATCACGGCGGGCTTCGGCCTCGGTGACCTGTTCCCGTCCTCGAGGCTCGCGCGCTTGGTTGCTGGCGCGACGCGTCGCCGGGCGGTGGCGAACCACCGCAAGCAGTTCGAGCTGATGGACCGTGCCATCAGACAGCACGAGGAGCGGAGGGCAGCCATGGCCGCCGCGGCTGCAgatggcgccggcgccggcgccgtgcATGATGAGGACCTATTGGACGTGCTCCTGCGGATTCAGAGAGATGGTGGCCTCGACGTGCCTCTCACCATGGGGCTCATCAAGGCTGTCATCCTT GACCTTTTTGGTGCCGGGAGCGAGACATCGGCGAACACACTGCAATGGGCCATGTCAGAGCTCGTCAGGAACCCTAGAGTGATGCAGAAGGCACAAGCCGAGGTGCGTGGCCACCTGCAAGGAAAGCCAACCGTGGCCGAACACGACATAGCCGACCTGAACTACATCAAGCTCGTCATCAAAGAGACCCTAAGGATGCATCCAGTGGTGCCATTGCTTCTGCCAAGAGAGTGCCGAGAGTCATGCAAGGTGATGGGGTACGACATACCCAAAGGAACCACGGTGTTTGTGAACGTCTGGGCGATCAGCAGGGATCCCAGGCACTGGGAGGACGCCGAGACGTTCAAGCCGGAGAGGTTTGAGGATGCTGGCACCGCCGTTGATTTCAAGGGCGCCGACTTCGAATTCACGCCGTTCGGAGCAGGTCGCAGGATGTGCCCCGGCATGGCGTTCGCGCAGGCCAGCATGGAGCTGGTGCTGGCGGCGATGCTGTACCACTTCGACTGGGATCTCCCGCCAGCAGGCGGTGGGCAATTGCCGAGTGAAGTGGACATGACGGAGGAGATGGGGATCACCATCCGAAGGAAGCATGATCTTTACCTGCGCCCAGTTGTTCGTGTTGTTCCTCCGCGCGCCAGCCTAGCTACTTACTAG